One region of Pseudomonas sp. B21-040 genomic DNA includes:
- the rlmB gene encoding 23S rRNA (guanosine(2251)-2'-O)-methyltransferase RlmB, translated as MSQLEKIYGVHAVEALLRHHPKRVKQIWLAEGRSDPRVQTLIALAAENRVAVGNAERRELDAWVEGVHQGVVADVSPSQVWGEAMLDELLDRTDGAPLLLVLDGVTDPHNLGACLRSADAAGALAVIVPKDKSATLTPTVRKVACGAAEVIPLVAVTNLARTLEKLKQRGLWVVGTAGEAEQSLYQQDMTGPTILIMGAEGSGMRRLTRDLCDYLVHLPMAGSVSSLNVSVATGVCLFEAQRQRSVKAAGASKKS; from the coding sequence ATGAGTCAGTTGGAAAAGATCTACGGCGTGCATGCGGTAGAAGCGTTGCTGCGTCACCACCCGAAACGCGTCAAGCAAATCTGGCTGGCTGAAGGTCGCAGTGATCCGCGTGTGCAAACGCTGATCGCGCTCGCTGCCGAAAACCGCGTGGCCGTCGGCAATGCCGAGCGCCGTGAGCTGGATGCCTGGGTTGAAGGCGTGCACCAAGGCGTGGTGGCGGACGTGAGTCCGAGCCAAGTCTGGGGTGAGGCGATGCTCGACGAGCTGCTGGATCGCACCGACGGAGCACCGCTGTTGCTGGTGCTCGATGGTGTGACCGACCCGCACAACCTGGGTGCTTGCCTGCGGTCGGCCGATGCGGCCGGTGCGCTGGCGGTGATCGTGCCGAAGGACAAATCAGCGACGCTGACGCCGACGGTGCGAAAAGTGGCGTGTGGCGCGGCGGAAGTGATTCCGTTGGTCGCCGTGACCAACCTGGCGCGCACCCTGGAAAAACTCAAGCAGCGTGGCTTGTGGGTCGTCGGTACGGCGGGTGAAGCCGAGCAGAGTCTGTATCAGCAAGACATGACCGGCCCGACCATCCTGATCATGGGGGCTGAGGGCAGCGGCATGCGTCGCCTGACTCGCGATCTTTGCGATTACCTGGTGCACCTGCCGATGGCCGGCAGCGTCAGCAGCCTCAACGTTTCCGTGGCGACTGGCGTGTGCCTGTTCGAGGCTCAGCGTCAGCGTAGCGTCAAAGCTGCCGGGGCTTCCAAGAAGTCCTGA
- the rpsF gene encoding 30S ribosomal protein S6 — protein MRHYEIIFLVHPDQSEQVGGMVERYTKLIEEDGGKIHRLEDWGRRQLAYAINNVHKAHYVMLNVECTGKALAELEDNFRYNDAVIRNLVIRREEAVTGQSEMLKAEENRSERRERRDRPEHSDAEGVDGDDSDNSDNADE, from the coding sequence ATGCGTCATTACGAAATCATCTTTTTGGTCCACCCGGATCAAAGCGAGCAAGTCGGCGGCATGGTTGAGCGTTACACCAAGCTGATCGAAGAAGACGGCGGCAAAATCCACCGTCTGGAAGATTGGGGCCGTCGTCAACTGGCCTACGCAATCAACAATGTTCACAAGGCTCACTACGTGATGCTGAACGTTGAGTGCACTGGCAAGGCCCTGGCCGAGCTGGAAGACAACTTCCGCTACAACGATGCAGTGATCCGTAACCTGGTCATCCGTCGCGAAGAAGCCGTTACCGGCCAATCCGAGATGCTCAAGGCTGAAGAAAACCGCAGTGAGCGCCGTGAGCGTCGCGACCGTCCTGAGCACTCCGACGCCGAAGGCGTTGATGGTGATGACAGCGACAACAGCGATAACGCTGACGAGTAA
- the rpsR gene encoding 30S ribosomal protein S18, with amino-acid sequence MARFFRRRKFCRFTAEDVKEIDYKDLNTLKAYVSETGKIVPSRITGTKARYQRQLATAIKRARFLALLAYTDSHGR; translated from the coding sequence ATGGCACGTTTCTTCCGTCGTCGTAAATTCTGCCGCTTCACCGCTGAAGACGTGAAAGAGATCGATTACAAAGATCTCAACACTCTGAAAGCTTATGTATCCGAGACCGGCAAAATCGTTCCAAGCCGCATCACCGGTACCAAAGCACGTTATCAGCGTCAGCTGGCCACCGCTATCAAGCGCGCCCGCTTCCTGGCCCTGCTGGCCTACACCGACAGCCACGGCCGCTGA
- the rplI gene encoding 50S ribosomal protein L9 has translation MQLILLEKVTNLGNLGDKVNVKAGYGRNYLLPYGKATAATPANLAAFEERRAELEKAAADRKTSAENRAAQLAELEVTITATAGDEGKLFGSIGTHDIADALTASGVEVAKSEVRLPNGTIRNVGEFDVAVHLHAEVEATVRVVVVAA, from the coding sequence ATGCAACTGATCCTTCTGGAAAAAGTCACCAACCTGGGCAACCTGGGTGACAAAGTGAACGTTAAGGCTGGTTACGGTCGTAACTACCTGCTGCCTTACGGCAAAGCTACCGCTGCGACCCCAGCCAACCTGGCTGCGTTCGAAGAGCGTCGCGCTGAGCTGGAAAAAGCCGCAGCAGACCGTAAGACTTCGGCTGAAAACCGCGCCGCCCAACTGGCTGAGCTGGAAGTGACTATCACTGCCACCGCTGGTGACGAAGGCAAGCTGTTCGGTTCGATCGGCACCCACGACATCGCTGATGCACTGACCGCCTCTGGCGTTGAAGTTGCAAAAAGCGAAGTTCGTCTGCCGAACGGCACCATCCGCAACGTAGGCGAATTCGACGTAGCCGTGCACCTGCACGCCGAAGTTGAAGCCACCGTACGCGTTGTCGTGGTAGCAGCTTAA
- the dnaB gene encoding replicative DNA helicase — translation MNDISAPEQYDLQTASLKVPPHSIEAEQAVLGGLMLDNNAWERVLDQVSDGDFYRHDHRLIFRAIAKLADQNSPIDVVTLAEQLDKEGQTSQVGGLGYLGELAKNTPSVANIKAYAQIVRARATLRQLIGIATEIADSAFNPEGRTAEEILDEAERQIFQIAEARPKTGGPVSVNDLLTKAIDRIDTLFNTDNAITGLSTGYTDLDEKTSGLQPSDLIIVAGRPSMGKTTFAMNLVENAVLRSDKCVLVYSLEMPGESLIMRMLSSLGRIDQTKVRAGRLDDDDWPRLTSAVNLLNDRKLFIDDTAGISPSEMRARTRRLVREHGDVALIMIDYLQLMQIPGSGGDNRTNEISEISRSLKALAKEFNCPVVALSQLNRSLEQRPNKRPINSDLRESGAIEQDADVIMFVYRDEVYHPETEHKGIAEIIIGKQRNGPIGTSRLAFIGKYTRFENLAPGSYNFDDE, via the coding sequence ATGAACGATATCTCCGCTCCCGAGCAATATGATCTGCAAACCGCTTCCCTGAAGGTGCCTCCGCACTCCATCGAGGCCGAACAGGCTGTGCTCGGTGGCTTGATGCTGGACAACAACGCCTGGGAACGCGTGCTCGATCAAGTGTCGGACGGCGATTTCTATCGACATGACCATCGCCTGATCTTCCGCGCGATTGCCAAGCTGGCAGACCAGAACTCGCCGATCGACGTCGTGACCCTTGCCGAGCAATTGGACAAGGAAGGTCAGACATCGCAAGTTGGTGGCCTCGGCTACCTGGGTGAGCTGGCAAAAAACACGCCGTCCGTCGCCAACATCAAGGCTTACGCACAGATCGTTCGCGCTCGGGCAACCTTGCGCCAGCTAATCGGTATCGCTACCGAAATTGCCGACAGCGCGTTCAACCCGGAAGGCCGTACGGCTGAAGAGATTCTCGACGAAGCCGAACGGCAGATCTTCCAGATCGCCGAGGCCCGGCCAAAAACCGGCGGCCCGGTGAGCGTGAATGACCTGCTGACCAAGGCCATCGACCGCATCGATACGCTGTTCAACACCGACAACGCCATCACCGGCCTATCCACTGGCTACACCGACCTCGACGAGAAAACCAGCGGCCTGCAGCCGTCCGACCTGATCATCGTCGCCGGCCGTCCGTCCATGGGTAAAACCACCTTTGCGATGAACCTGGTGGAAAACGCCGTGTTGCGCAGCGACAAGTGCGTACTGGTTTACTCGCTGGAAATGCCAGGTGAATCGCTGATCATGCGTATGTTGTCGTCCCTGGGCCGTATCGACCAGACCAAGGTCCGCGCCGGTCGCCTGGATGACGACGATTGGCCGCGCCTGACCTCGGCGGTCAACCTGCTCAACGATCGCAAGCTGTTCATCGACGATACGGCCGGTATCAGCCCATCGGAGATGCGTGCGCGGACTCGCCGATTGGTGCGAGAGCACGGCGACGTCGCCCTGATCATGATCGACTACCTGCAATTGATGCAGATCCCAGGTTCCGGCGGTGACAACCGGACCAACGAGATTTCCGAGATCTCCCGTTCCTTGAAAGCCCTGGCCAAGGAATTCAACTGCCCGGTAGTGGCGCTGTCGCAGCTCAACCGTTCCCTGGAACAACGACCGAACAAACGCCCGATCAACTCCGACCTCCGGGAATCCGGAGCGATCGAGCAGGATGCTGACGTGATCATGTTCGTGTACCGGGATGAGGTGTATCACCCGGAAACCGAGCACAAAGGCATCGCCGAGATCATCATCGGCAAGCAGCGGAACGGTCCGATCGGCACGTCACGCCTGGCGTTCATCGGCAAATACACCCGCTTCGAAAACCTGGCGCCGGGTAGCTACAACTTCGACGACGAGTAA
- a CDS encoding YgiQ family radical SAM protein translates to MQTAKPLFDYPKYWAECFGPAPFLPMSREEMDQLGWDSCDIIIVTGDAYVDHPSFGMAIIGRLLESQGFRVGIIAQPDWQSKDDFMKLGEPNLFFGVAAGNMDSMINRYTADKKIRSDDAYTPGGMAGKRPDRASLVYSQRCKEAYKNVPIVLGGIEASLRRIAHYDYWQDRVRNSILIDACADILLYGNAERAIVEVAQRLSYGHKIEDITDVRGTAFIRRDTPKDWYEVDSTRIDRPGKIDKIINPYVNTQDTQACAIEQEKGPVEDPTEAKVVQILASPKMTRDKTVIRLPSVEKVRGDAVLYAHANRVLHLETNPGNARALVQKHGEVDVWFNPPPIPMTTEEMDYVFGMPYARIPHPAYGKEKIPAYDMIRFSVNIMRGCFGGCTFCSITEHEGRIIQNRSEESIIREIEEIRDKVPGFTGVISDLGGPTANMYRIACKSPEIESACRKPSCVFPGICPNLNTDHSSLIQLYRSARALPGVKKILIASGLRYDLAVESPEYVKELVTHHVGGYLKIAPEHTEEGPLNQMMKPGIGSYDKFKRMFEKYSKEAGKEQYLIPYFIAAHPGTTDEDMMNLALWLKGNGFRADQVQAFYPSPMATATAMYHSGKNPLRKVTYKSDAVTIVKSEEQRRLHKAFLRYHDPKGWPMLREALTRMGRADLIGPGKNQLIPLHQPSTDSYQSARRKNSTPAGSHKVAGEKTTKILTQHTGLPPRASDGANPWDKREQAKAAAFARNQQAAKERKDAAKGKGPKPARKPVVPR, encoded by the coding sequence ATGCAAACAGCCAAGCCGTTATTTGACTATCCCAAGTACTGGGCCGAATGCTTCGGTCCAGCGCCATTCCTGCCGATGAGCAGGGAGGAGATGGATCAGCTTGGCTGGGATTCCTGCGACATCATCATCGTCACCGGTGATGCGTACGTTGACCATCCGTCGTTCGGCATGGCGATTATCGGCCGGCTGCTGGAGTCGCAAGGCTTCCGCGTCGGGATCATTGCCCAGCCGGACTGGCAGTCCAAAGACGACTTCATGAAACTCGGCGAGCCGAACCTGTTCTTCGGTGTCGCGGCCGGCAACATGGACTCGATGATCAACCGCTACACCGCCGACAAGAAAATCCGTTCCGATGACGCCTACACCCCTGGCGGCATGGCGGGCAAACGTCCGGACCGCGCCAGCCTGGTTTACAGCCAGCGCTGCAAGGAAGCCTACAAAAACGTGCCGATCGTGCTCGGTGGCATCGAAGCTTCCCTGCGCCGCATCGCCCACTACGATTACTGGCAGGACCGGGTTCGCAACTCGATCCTGATCGACGCCTGCGCCGATATCCTGCTTTACGGTAACGCCGAACGTGCCATCGTCGAAGTCGCCCAGCGTCTGTCCTACGGTCACAAAATCGAAGACATCACCGATGTGCGCGGTACCGCGTTCATCCGTCGCGATACGCCGAAAGACTGGTACGAAGTCGACTCCACGCGTATCGACCGTCCGGGCAAGATCGACAAGATCATCAACCCGTACGTGAACACCCAGGACACCCAGGCCTGCGCCATCGAGCAGGAAAAAGGTCCGGTTGAAGATCCGACTGAAGCCAAGGTCGTGCAGATCCTGGCCAGCCCGAAAATGACCCGCGACAAGACTGTGATTCGTCTGCCGTCGGTTGAGAAAGTCCGTGGCGACGCGGTTCTTTATGCTCACGCCAACCGTGTGCTTCACCTGGAAACCAACCCGGGCAACGCCCGTGCGCTGGTGCAGAAGCACGGCGAAGTCGATGTCTGGTTCAATCCGCCGCCGATTCCGATGACCACCGAAGAAATGGACTACGTGTTCGGCATGCCTTATGCGCGCATACCGCACCCGGCGTACGGCAAGGAAAAGATCCCGGCCTACGACATGATCCGTTTCTCGGTGAATATCATGCGTGGCTGCTTCGGCGGCTGCACCTTCTGTTCGATCACCGAGCACGAAGGCCGGATCATCCAGAACCGCTCCGAAGAGTCGATCATTCGCGAAATCGAAGAGATCCGCGACAAGGTGCCGGGTTTCACCGGCGTCATTTCCGACCTCGGCGGCCCGACCGCGAACATGTACCGCATTGCCTGCAAGAGCCCGGAAATCGAATCCGCGTGCCGCAAGCCATCGTGCGTGTTCCCTGGCATCTGCCCGAACCTGAACACCGACCACTCGTCGCTGATTCAGCTGTATCGCAGCGCCCGTGCCTTGCCGGGTGTGAAGAAGATTTTGATCGCTTCCGGCCTGCGTTACGACCTCGCGGTCGAGTCGCCGGAATATGTCAAGGAGCTGGTGACCCACCACGTTGGTGGTTACCTGAAGATCGCCCCGGAACATACCGAGGAAGGTCCGCTCAACCAGATGATGAAACCGGGCATCGGCAGCTATGACAAGTTCAAGCGCATGTTCGAGAAGTACTCCAAGGAAGCCGGGAAAGAGCAGTACCTGATTCCGTACTTCATCGCCGCCCACCCGGGCACCACCGATGAAGACATGATGAACCTGGCACTGTGGCTCAAGGGCAACGGCTTCCGTGCCGACCAGGTGCAGGCGTTCTACCCGTCGCCGATGGCTACTGCCACCGCGATGTACCACTCGGGCAAGAACCCGCTGCGCAAGGTCACCTACAAGTCTGACGCGGTTACCATCGTCAAGAGCGAAGAGCAGCGTCGTCTGCACAAAGCGTTCTTGCGTTATCACGACCCGAAAGGCTGGCCGATGCTGCGTGAAGCGCTGACCCGTATGGGCCGCGCCGATCTGATTGGACCGGGCAAGAACCAGTTGATCCCGCTGCACCAGCCGTCGACCGACAGCTACCAGAGCGCCCGTCGCAAAAACTCGACACCGGCCGGTAGCCACAAGGTTGCAGGTGAAAAGACCACCAAGATCCTCACCCAGCACACCGGTCTGCCACCACGTGCCAGCGATGGTGCTAACCCGTGGGACAAGCGTGAACAGGCCAAGGCTGCGGCGTTCGCCCGCAACCAGCAGGCGGCCAAGGAGCGCAAGGACGCAGCCAAAGGCAAAGGTCCTAAACCCGCCCGCAAGCCAGTCGTACCGCGCTAA
- a CDS encoding DUF2126 domain-containing protein encodes MSIHVALHHVTHYRYDRAVELGPQIVRLRPAAHSRTRILSYALKVSPEQHFINWQQDPQGNYLARLVFPEKTDELRIEVDLLAEMAVFNPFDFFLEPYAEKIPFAYAADERKELAPYLETLPLTPTFKTYLDGIDRTPLPSVDFLVALNQRLSEDIGYLIRMEPGVQTPEHTLEQASGSCRDSAWLLVQLLRNLGLAARFVSGYLIQLTADVKSLDGPSGTEVDFTDLHAWCEVYLPGAGWIGLDATSGLFAGEGHIPLACSPDPGSAAPISGLVEPCECEFTHEMSVERIWEAPRVTKPYTDDQWQAIQALGRQIDADLLEGDVRLTMGGEPTFVSIDDPDGAEWNTAALGPDKRRLSAELFQRMRKHYAPKGLVHFGQGKWYPGEQLPRWSLNCYWRRDGVPIWHNGALIADEQEDYGADGALAGRFLASVAERLKIPTRYVFAAYEDNFYYLWREGTLPQNVSAEDSRLEEPLERARLRKVFSQGLDKVIGHVLPLARTAKGDQWQSGRWYLREEHCRLVPGDSPLGYRLPLGSQPWVKAAEYPFIHPADPNQDFPALPDTAQLQSQGTGAVTEEREPKIDESADWLTRTAFCAEAREGRLYLFMPPLERVEDYLELVSAIEATAEELHCPVLLEGYEPPSDPRLSNFRITPDPGVIEVNVQPSANWDELVERTEFLYEEARQTRLTTEKFMIDGRHTGTGGGNHFVLGGATPADSPFLRRPDLLRSLISYWHNHPSLSYLFSGLFIGPTSQAPRVDEARNDALYELEIAFAQMPDPGEECAPWLVDRLLRNLLIDVTGNTHRAEFCIDKLYSPDGATGRLGLLELRAFEMPPHARMSLAQQLLLRALVARFWREPYAPPKLARWGTELHDRFLLPHFIEQDFADVIVDLNAAGYPVRAEWFAAHLEFRFPKVGDYAVSGIELQLRQALEPWHVLGEEGAVGGTVRYVDSSLERLQVKLTGLAPQRYLLTCNGVAVPLQPTGRVGEFVAGVRFRAWQPANCLHPTIPVHAPLVFDLLDTWMQRSLGGCQYHVAHPGGRNYDSLPVNANEAESRRMARFFRIGHTPGKLPVPNVEMSDELPMTLDLRRF; translated from the coding sequence GTGTCGATTCATGTCGCATTGCACCACGTCACTCATTACCGCTATGACCGCGCTGTCGAGTTGGGGCCGCAGATCGTTCGCCTGCGCCCAGCCGCCCACAGTCGCACGCGGATACTGTCCTACGCGCTGAAAGTCTCGCCCGAGCAGCACTTCATCAACTGGCAACAAGACCCCCAGGGTAATTACCTGGCGCGGTTGGTGTTCCCGGAGAAAACCGATGAACTGCGGATCGAAGTCGATCTGCTCGCGGAAATGGCGGTCTTCAATCCGTTCGACTTCTTCCTTGAGCCCTACGCGGAGAAAATCCCTTTCGCCTACGCCGCCGACGAGCGCAAAGAGCTGGCGCCGTACCTGGAAACCTTGCCCCTGACGCCGACGTTCAAAACCTACCTGGACGGCATTGACCGCACGCCGCTGCCCAGCGTGGATTTTCTGGTTGCGCTGAACCAGCGCCTGAGCGAAGACATTGGCTATCTGATTCGCATGGAGCCGGGCGTACAAACGCCCGAGCACACCCTCGAGCAGGCCTCCGGCTCCTGCCGCGACTCGGCATGGCTGCTGGTGCAACTGCTGCGTAACCTCGGCCTGGCGGCGCGTTTCGTCTCGGGCTACCTGATTCAACTCACCGCCGACGTCAAAAGCCTCGACGGTCCGTCTGGCACTGAAGTGGACTTCACCGACCTGCACGCGTGGTGTGAGGTGTACTTGCCCGGTGCCGGCTGGATCGGCCTGGATGCGACGTCAGGGCTGTTTGCCGGTGAAGGACACATTCCGTTGGCGTGCAGTCCTGATCCTGGCTCTGCAGCGCCGATCAGTGGCTTGGTCGAACCGTGCGAATGCGAGTTCACCCACGAAATGTCCGTTGAACGGATCTGGGAAGCGCCACGGGTCACAAAACCCTACACCGACGATCAATGGCAGGCGATCCAGGCATTGGGTCGGCAAATCGATGCCGACTTGTTGGAGGGTGACGTGCGCCTGACCATGGGCGGCGAGCCGACATTTGTGTCCATCGATGACCCGGACGGCGCCGAATGGAACACCGCTGCGCTGGGGCCGGACAAGCGTCGCCTGTCCGCCGAGCTGTTCCAGCGCATGCGCAAACATTACGCCCCCAAAGGCCTGGTGCATTTCGGTCAGGGTAAGTGGTACCCCGGCGAGCAACTGCCGCGCTGGTCACTGAACTGCTATTGGCGCCGTGATGGCGTGCCGATCTGGCACAACGGTGCGTTGATTGCCGATGAGCAGGAAGACTACGGCGCCGATGGCGCACTGGCCGGACGGTTTCTGGCGAGTGTGGCCGAGCGCTTGAAGATTCCCACACGCTATGTATTCGCGGCCTACGAAGACAATTTCTATTACCTCTGGCGTGAGGGCACATTGCCGCAAAACGTCAGCGCCGAAGACTCACGACTGGAAGAACCGTTGGAGCGTGCGCGACTGCGCAAGGTCTTCAGCCAAGGCCTGGATAAAGTCATCGGCCATGTGCTGCCATTGGCGCGCACTGCCAAGGGCGATCAATGGCAAAGCGGCCGCTGGTATTTGCGTGAGGAACATTGCCGATTGGTGCCAGGGGATTCGCCGCTGGGCTACCGCTTGCCACTCGGCTCGCAACCCTGGGTCAAAGCGGCGGAGTACCCGTTCATTCATCCCGCGGATCCGAATCAGGATTTCCCGGCGCTGCCCGACACCGCACAACTGCAAAGCCAGGGCACTGGCGCGGTCACCGAAGAGCGAGAGCCAAAGATTGACGAGTCCGCCGACTGGCTGACCCGCACGGCCTTCTGCGCTGAGGCCCGGGAAGGGCGGTTGTACTTGTTCATGCCACCGCTGGAACGGGTCGAGGATTACCTGGAGCTGGTCAGCGCCATCGAAGCTACCGCTGAAGAATTACATTGCCCGGTGTTGCTGGAAGGCTATGAGCCGCCGAGCGATCCGCGCCTGAGCAATTTCCGGATCACCCCGGATCCCGGCGTGATCGAGGTCAACGTGCAACCGTCCGCGAACTGGGATGAATTGGTCGAGCGCACCGAATTTTTGTACGAAGAAGCGCGCCAGACCCGATTGACCACCGAAAAATTCATGATCGATGGCCGGCACACGGGAACCGGTGGCGGTAACCATTTCGTGTTGGGCGGCGCGACCCCGGCGGACTCACCGTTCCTGCGTCGCCCCGATCTGCTGCGTAGCCTGATCAGCTACTGGCATAACCATCCGTCCCTGTCCTACCTGTTTTCCGGGTTGTTCATCGGCCCGACGTCTCAGGCGCCGCGCGTCGATGAGGCGCGCAACGATGCCTTGTATGAGCTGGAAATCGCATTCGCCCAGATGCCCGACCCCGGCGAGGAGTGCGCGCCGTGGTTGGTGGATCGGCTGCTGCGTAACCTGCTGATCGACGTGACCGGCAACACTCACCGGGCCGAATTCTGCATCGACAAACTCTATTCGCCGGACGGTGCTACCGGACGCCTCGGATTGCTGGAGTTGCGTGCCTTTGAAATGCCGCCGCATGCACGCATGAGCCTGGCGCAGCAGTTGTTATTGCGGGCACTGGTGGCGCGGTTCTGGCGCGAACCCTATGCGCCGCCGAAACTGGCGCGTTGGGGCACGGAGTTGCACGACCGTTTCCTGTTGCCGCACTTCATCGAACAGGATTTCGCCGATGTGATCGTTGATCTCAATGCGGCCGGTTACCCGGTGCGGGCCGAGTGGTTCGCCGCGCATCTGGAGTTCCGTTTTCCCAAGGTCGGCGATTACGCGGTCAGTGGCATTGAGCTGCAATTGCGTCAGGCGCTGGAGCCCTGGCATGTGCTGGGCGAGGAGGGGGCGGTCGGCGGCACGGTGCGCTATGTGGATTCGTCGCTGGAGCGCTTGCAAGTCAAGCTCACAGGGCTGGCGCCGCAACGTTATCTGCTGACCTGCAATGGCGTTGCGGTGCCGTTGCAACCCACGGGGCGGGTCGGCGAGTTTGTCGCCGGCGTGCGTTTTCGCGCCTGGCAACCGGCCAACTGCCTGCACCCGACCATCCCGGTCCATGCGCCGTTGGTGTTCGACCTGCTCGACACCTGGATGCAACGTTCACTGGGCGGCTGCCAGTACCACGTGGCCCATCCGGGTGGGCGCAACTACGACAGCCTGCCGGTGAACGCCAACGAGGCCGAGAGCCGGCGAATGGCGCGGTTTTTCCGCATCGGACACACGCCAGGGAAACTTCCTGTACCGAATGTGGAAATGAGCGACGAGCTGCCGATGACACTCGATTTGCGACGTTTCTAA